Genomic segment of Acinetobacter larvae:
ATCAGCATCACCATTAAAACCAGAAGACCGCATAACCCGAAAATACTCAAATAATGCATAAAGCGATGGCGGATAAAAATAATAGCTAAACCAAATAATATTTCGATGACGCCACTGGCTTGCCCTGCCCATGTCGCCTGCTGTACCGATAAACCCAACCATTGCCATACAGCAATCTCTACGGGATTCGTAAAAATTAATTTCGGCAATAAACCTTGATAAACCCATAATGCCGCCAGCATATAATTGATCAATTTTAATATCTGTTGCTGTGGCATAGCTTTTTGCCTATATCAGAAGAATCATCATGTTGGTCAAATTAATGCGCCGCGACTTTTTTGTCAATTTTTTATCCATAATCAGATACATCTCGCAGATATTCCAGCAACAATATTTGCCAAACGGTCGAGTATCTGGTGTCTCGTTCAAAAAAAATGAGGGCTGATGAATCAGCCCTCATTGAGATCTAAGCACGGCGATCTAAGATTTCAACCATGCTCATGACGATATGACTTAAGATAACTGTGCTGCAGAGATTTTTTTAGTATCTACTTCAGCTGCTGCGTCGATATAATCTTCCATATGATCGAAGTTCAAGTACTTATAGATATCAGAAGACATGCTGTCGATCTGTGCTGCATATTCTTGATATTCAGCAGGTGTTGGCAATTTACCCAATACTGCCGCAACAGAAGCAAGTTCAGCAGAGGCAAGATAAACGTTAGCACCTTGACCAAGACGGTTCGGGAAGTTACGTGTTGAGGTCGATACACAAGTAGTATTTGGCGCAACACGTGCTTGGTTACCCATACACAATGAACAGCCTGGCATTTCGGTACGTGCACCCGCTTTACCATAGATGTTATAGAAACCTTCTTCCATCAATTGACGTTC
This window contains:
- a CDS encoding DoxX-like family protein, whose product is MPQQQILKLINYMLAALWVYQGLLPKLIFTNPVEIAVWQWLGLSVQQATWAGQASGVIEILFGLAIIFIRHRFMHYLSIFGLCGLLVLMVMLMPSSLVAAFNPVVMNGAMMALSVVALAVYPSEGI